CTACCGGAGCATAAATATCATACCGATATTTATAACGCCTTAAGCAAATCAGTACGAACCAAAGAAGACAATGAGTTCAAGGGCGGTCCGGCAGAGGCCGACCAAATGCTCAGCCTTCTATTAAAACACGGCTTAGACTTGTCATCGCTGTCATCAAACGGAAATAGCCTGGCTCATCATGCAATCGTGTTCGCGGCTCCCAACAATGTTGCTCGAACAAAAACTGAAAACCAACAAGACCGCCAACTACGACTTAAGTTCGCTGCACGTGTAATAGATGCGGTTCTCAAAACCAGCATCGATGTTAACCACGTTGGTAACAAAGGTGAGACCTTGCTGATGAAAGCCGCTAGCCGATCTCACCCAGAATTAGTCAAACTGCTAATAAATCGAGGTGCGGAAAAATCACTCAAAAACGAACAGGGATTGACAGCACTGGATCTCGCTATTCGCGAGGGCCGACGCCTCACTCGATTCTGGAAAAATGACACCGTCCTTAAAGAAAAATACCAGGCAGTGATTGAAGCGCTTGGTGGTGACCCAGCGGATCTCGACAAAGTCGCCGAAAAGCGGGCTTAAGCAAGCTAGCCTTGAGTTGGCTAAATGAATGGTATTTGAAGTTTTCGCCTGAGTCTCCGATTTGATTATTTATGCCGTGACGCCTGCTGGGAATTAGGTATCGATAGCCAAGCTGCCATCAACACCGTTCACTCGGAGAGTTGGCATTGACGGCAAGTAACGGTGAAACATGACTTTACCAGCAGTGACTATTCCTACATACCTGGCGCTAAGTCACGCTCAAGAATCGATTCATCTAACGATTCCAAACCACAGCTAGCGCTGTCAGCGGCATCAGTCGGGCAATTGGCTTGGCGTTGATCCACCTGCATACGGATTGACTTAAAATCGCCCCAAAAGCAGGCTGGGCAGGCCCGTTGCTCGTCGGCTGTCGGTAACGTATGCCCATCGCCCATGGCATAACTACGCGTCGGCAAAATATCTCGCCAGCTCAGCTCACTAACATCAGGAATTTGAGCAAACTCATCGCCATACCCCCAATCGTAATCCAACACCGCTTGCCAACCAAGGTGCATTTTACTGGCGACAATAACGCCGTTGATCAGCACGCTGTTCGGATCATCATACGCCAACCCAGCACTTTCAACCTCCGGCCCCAGCCGGCCAAATTTATCGACCGCATTGCGTAATTTGCCAAACAGTTCAGGGTCGTTAAATTCCTTCGCAGCCCATAAACCGAATATCTGTGCAACTTGGTCTGGATCCCCTTCAGTTTGTCCGAGTACCGCTGCATACGGGCCAAACTCTTCGACTAAATTTTCCTTAAATGAAGGGTAAAGCTCATCTAACTCGTCGCCCGTAAACGGTGTCAAAAAAGTAAGAATCCAAGCATTGGCATAGCCGCTGATTTGCTTTTTAACGAGGTCATGGTTTGGCAAGTAAGCGCGGTAAAACAAGCCAGTTTCAGGGTCGCGCATACGTTTCATAATAAAATCTAACGACCATTGTATTTCGTTGCTGGTATACGCCGTTCCATACAGACGGTCGTAGATATGCAAACTCAACATACTGATTGTGTTGCACTCAACAAACCAAGCATTCGGTTCGCAAGTAACGCCCTCATAAATTCCTTCGTGATGGAGCCGCATTTCATCTGCAATCTGCTGGGTCAACCAAGTAAATTCACGGGCATAACGCACGTCGCCAGTAGACATTTGGTAGAGGCCATACATCAAGTTAAGATGCCCCTTGTACATAATATTTTGCACTGAAATAGGGTCGGCCCCGAAGCCACGATCAGTAAAATCGCCCCAAACCTTCTTCGACTTCATCTTCCAAATCATCATATCCATCAAGGCTTTATATTCAGCTTGATTGTCAGGATCGATGATCATCGCAGACGGTAAACCATATGCCGCGAATGCTATCGAATACTTCCAAAAATCCTGTTGTTCAGTATTCCAGTCAGCGAAATCATCGCCGGATAATGACAATTTGAAATAGTCTTCGGTGACGCTACGCAGTTGCCCAATTTCATCAGACTGGAGACGACGCTCCGGCATCGGTTCAAAATAGGCTGCGCTGTCTGGAAAACCTAAGGGCAGAAAGCGAACGGCGCCCCAAATGATAAGACCAACGATAATCATGGCCAGTAACAGTCGCACACTGAATTTTCTAAATATTAGTGCTGATACCATTGCAATACCAAAGAAGGTTAGCGGTGCTGGACAGTATTACTAATATCTTTTGAAATAGCCAGTCAGAAGAAAACTGGAACATCATGTTGAATCCAGCGCCGACAATTACCTACGGCGCTGGCCCTCAATTAGTCATGTGGTGAAACCATCGCATCCGGCGTTTCATCTCGACCAAACCGATTAGCTAGAAGTCGTTTTACATCTCTAGCCACTAGCAGGTTGATCGGCACAAAAAACAAGGTGATCACCGTGGCAAATAATATTCCAAATGAAAGCGATACTGCCATTGGTTGCAAAAATGCCGCACTAACGTCCCCTTTACTGATAAACGTTAACGGTATTAGGCCAAAAAACGTTGTTAAAGAGGTCAGTAGTACCGGGCGAAATCGAGAAACCCCAGCTTGGCGTACCGCATCTAACAGGCTGCTGCCTTGCATGCGCAATTGCCGTATGTAATCGACTAAGACTAGACTGTCGTTAATCACCACGCCCAATAATGCCAGTAGGCCCAATATGCTTAACAGCGAAATCGGGATGCCCATTAACCAATGCCCCAGTACTCCACCAACTAATGAAAATGGGATCACCGACATCACCGCTAACGGCAGACCGTATGACTTTAGCGGCAGTGCAAGTAGCACATAAATAGCAAAAATCAACACCAATAAGCTGACCGTAACGCTTGAAAACGCTTTTCGTTGCTCTTCAGCCTCGCCAGTAAACTTAACGCGCACGTTCGGATGCTGAGCCAACACCTGCTCCAAGAACTCATCTATTTCACGATTGATCACTGTCATATTAGTCGCCTCTTTGTCGACATCTGCCGACACCGTAACGGTACGATACTGGTCGATTCGAATGATCTCGCTCGGACCACGCCCAGGCGACAAAGTAGCAACATTTGATAACGGGATTTTCTGACCATTAGGCGCCGTGATCAGCATGTCTTGCAAGGTGTCAGTAGTGCTGCGTTCCGACTTTGGAAAGCGTACAAGCACACGAACGTCATCGCGCCCACGCTGAATTCGTTGCGCTTGGAACCCACTAAAGGCCTGCCCTACTTGCCCAACAATATCGTTACGCGTGAGTCCTAACAAATGGGCATTAGGCGTGAGCTCTATTTGAATTTCCTGCTTACCATTAGCCAGTGTGTCAGCGATATCAAACACACCATTAAACTCAGCTAAACGCTCTTTGAGTTGGTTGGACACTTCCAACAGCTCGTCGAAAGACTGACCACGTAACTCTATATTGATGGGCTCACCAGCACTGAAGCCACGCGACCGGAAAGTCAATGACTCGGCTCCAGGTATATCGCCTACGCGCTCTCGCCACGCTTGCATTATCTCGATACTCGACACATCAACCAATCGCTCAGTTCTTGGAATGCCTTCGAATCGCAGCGATGCAACATGCGACGAACCGCCGTTCCCGGTGGTCGCAAAAATATGCGTAATTATTGGCTCTCCGCCCTCCCCGTTGGTTAGCTCTTTTTGTAGCTCTAACCCAACCTGCATAAAACGTTGCATATGGCGGTCAGTGACTTCAAACGGCGTTCCGGTAGGCATTACCAGAGTGACCTGACCACCATCTCGTTCGATACTCGGAATAAACACGAATCGCGACCAGCCTGTCGAAATAGAAAAAGAAATGATAAAAAACAGACAAATAAACCCAGTGAGCACCGAATACCGATACTCAATAGCACGCTCGAGCGCTGGCTTGTACCATTTAAGAATAAGGCCCTCAAAGCCTTGCGCAAAATTCATCTGCCATCGTGACAGACGCCCTACTTTGTTCGGGTCGCGAATCTTAATGTGCTTTAAATGCGCGGGTAAAATGAACTTCGATTCAATTAACGAGAACAGCAACACCGGAATCACAACCGCTGGAATCGGCGAAAAAATAGCGCCCAACCGACCTTCGAGTTGTGAGATTGGGATGAACGCAGCAACCGTCGTCAAAATTCCAAACGTCACCGGCACTGCAACCGACTTAGTTCCTTTGATTGAGGCTTGCAACCCATCTTCACCATTGCGTAACCGCGAATAGACACTCTCGCCGGTCACAATGGCATCATCCACCACAATTCCAAGCACCGTGATAAAACCAAACAAGCTCATGACATTGATACTAACTCCCATCAAGTCAATCACGGCGAGGGCGCCCATAAAGGTCACCGGAATACCGAGTGTCACCCAAAAAGCTACCGCTGGCCGGAGAAATAGCGCCAATAAAATGATAACTAGCAGGCCGCCTTGTAAGGCACTGCTGCCCAGCGTAGACAAACGCGACTTGAGCGCCTTTGAGTCGTCGTCCCAGTATTCAATTTTTGCGCCAGTTGGTAAGCTTGCTTGTCGAAGGTCGATGTAGTCTCGAACGGATTTCGCCACGGCGATAGAGTCTTCCTCTTCAGTTCGGTATACGTCGATCATGGCCGCCACTTCACCATTAAATCGTGCCAGCAAGGCCTCTTCCTGAAATCCATCATTGACGGTAGCAACATCGCTAACGCGCACGATGGCGCCATCAACATCAGCCTTGACTACAATATTCGCAAAGTCCGCATAGCGATAAGCCTGCCCTTTGGAACGCAGCAAGA
The sequence above is a segment of the Arenicella xantha genome. Coding sequences within it:
- a CDS encoding efflux RND transporter permease subunit, with the translated sequence MIEWFARNSVAANLLMITILLAGAITLSFNLKLEIFPTSDPESISVSVSLRGATPEDMELGVAVRIEEALQGLAGIDEIRSNSREGSVSISIEVNEDYDPREILDDVKNRVDAISTLPSEAERPVIALAQRRREVISVAVTTEYGEQETRLLAEQVREDLLRIDGISQVELDSVRGYEIAIEVSQDKLRRFNLTISDVANAISADSQDMSAGNVRTVGGDILLRSKGQAYRYADFANIVVKADVDGAIVRVSDVATVNDGFQEEALLARFNGEVAAMIDVYRTEEEDSIAVAKSVRDYIDLRQASLPTGAKIEYWDDDSKALKSRLSTLGSSALQGGLLVIILLALFLRPAVAFWVTLGIPVTFMGALAVIDLMGVSINVMSLFGFITVLGIVVDDAIVTGESVYSRLRNGEDGLQASIKGTKSVAVPVTFGILTTVAAFIPISQLEGRLGAIFSPIPAVVIPVLLFSLIESKFILPAHLKHIKIRDPNKVGRLSRWQMNFAQGFEGLILKWYKPALERAIEYRYSVLTGFICLFFIISFSISTGWSRFVFIPSIERDGGQVTLVMPTGTPFEVTDRHMQRFMQVGLELQKELTNGEGGEPIITHIFATTGNGGSSHVASLRFEGIPRTERLVDVSSIEIMQAWRERVGDIPGAESLTFRSRGFSAGEPINIELRGQSFDELLEVSNQLKERLAEFNGVFDIADTLANGKQEIQIELTPNAHLLGLTRNDIVGQVGQAFSGFQAQRIQRGRDDVRVLVRFPKSERSTTDTLQDMLITAPNGQKIPLSNVATLSPGRGPSEIIRIDQYRTVTVSADVDKEATNMTVINREIDEFLEQVLAQHPNVRVKFTGEAEEQRKAFSSVTVSLLVLIFAIYVLLALPLKSYGLPLAVMSVIPFSLVGGVLGHWLMGIPISLLSILGLLALLGVVINDSLVLVDYIRQLRMQGSSLLDAVRQAGVSRFRPVLLTSLTTFFGLIPLTFISKGDVSAAFLQPMAVSLSFGILFATVITLFFVPINLLVARDVKRLLANRFGRDETPDAMVSPHD